From one Magnolia sinica isolate HGM2019 chromosome 18, MsV1, whole genome shotgun sequence genomic stretch:
- the LOC131233659 gene encoding AT-hook motif nuclear-localized protein 22-like: protein MDPITASAHGHPLPPPFHTRDLHHHHHHNPFQQHQHQHHQQQQQQNSEDELSGSSGRGKKRDHDGNNGSSNNDDDSRDMHGSGSAGGGEGENTRRPRGRPAGSKNKPKPPIIITRDSANALRAHVMEVANGCDIGESVATFARRRQRGVCIMSGSGTVTNVTLRQPAAPGAIVTLHGRFEILSLSGSFLPPPAPPAATGLTIYLAGGQGQVVGGSVVGALIASGPVVIMAASFGNAAYERLPLEEEEPLPLQGSGPLDSPGMVGQQQQQQQQQQQQLLADSGNPLFHGLPPNLLNSCQLPAEAAYWASGGRPPF, encoded by the coding sequence ATGGATCCAATAACAGCATCAGCACATGGCCATCCTCTCCCACCTCCTTTCCACACCAGAGAtcttcaccaccaccaccaccacaaccCCTTCcaacagcatcagcaccagcACCACCAGCAACAGCAACAACAGAATTCCGAAGATGAGCTGAGCGGCAGCAGCGGCAGAGGCAAGAAGCGCGACCACGATGGTAACAATGGCAGCAGCAACAACGATGACGACAGCAGGGATATGCACGGCTCTGGCTCTGCAGGCGGCGGAGAAGGAGAGAACACAAGGAGACCCCGCGGGCGGCCCGCTGGATCCAAGAACAAGCCCAAGCCGCCAATCATCATCACCCGTGACAGCGCCAACGCCCTCcgggcccatgtgatggaggTCGCCAATGGATGCGACATCGGCGAGTCTGTCGCCACCTTCGCCAGGCGACGGCAGCGGGGTGTCTGCATTATGAGTGGCAGCGGCACGGTCACAAATGTCACCCTCCGGCAACCAGCGGCGCCAGGTGCAATTGTAACCTTACATGGACGGTTTGAGATACTATCCCTCTCTGGGTCATTCTTGCCGCCGCCAGCCCCACCAGCAGCAACTGGCCTAACAATATACTTAGCAGGAGGACAAGGTCAGGTGGTTGGTGGGAGCGTTGTTGGTGCGCTCATCGCATCAGGTCCAGTGGTGATAATGGCCGCATCATTCGGCAACGCTGCTTATGAGAGGCTCCCCCTCGAGGAGGAGGAGCCTCTACCACTCCAGGGAAGTGGGCCTCTCGACTCCCCTGGAATGGTtggccagcagcagcagcagcaacaacagcagcagcaacagctttTGGCAGACTCTGGCAATCCTCTCTTTCACGGCCTACCACCTAACCTTCTCAACTCTTGCCAATTACCCGCCGAGGCGGCTTATTGGGCTAGTGGTGGTCGTCCTCCTTTCTAA